Proteins found in one Planctomycetes bacterium MalM25 genomic segment:
- a CDS encoding Glycosyl hydrolase family 92 yields MNRNLLSFGILLSCVAPSLADPCVDESVETVSRSRLTQHVDPLIGSDAHGHVFVGASVPFGAVQLGPTNFHQGWDWCSGYHYSDNVAVGFSHTHLSGTGIGDLCDIVVAPFIGEASPVRGDRENPEPGYASKYSHDNETAKAGYYAVDLLDDNIHAELTATERVGWHRYTFPEGVTPRIAIDLEFENGSGRATVTRMQAVENNRLEGRRFSTGWAKDQRVFFSLQSSVPFESCDLFLEGEPVDAGATDGEAPDSDVAILTFKQGVRSILLKVGVSPVSTEGAQGNLAAEAPGWEFDSAVQAADAAWEEALSVLRFRSADPKRERVFYTALYHTMIAPVLFNDHNGDYRGTDLVVRRGVEHENYSIFSLWDTYRAAHPLFTLTQPERVPDFVNSMLAINREQGKLPVWHLLGNETDTMVGYHAVPVVVDAVLKGHAGIDADEAFEAIKATALRNERGLDFIKDRSYIPADEMHESVALAMEYAIDDWCIAQLARRLGREEDYEHFLKRSRYYRNYYDKETGFMRGKRSDGSWNTPFDPFFSKHRADDYCEGNAWQYLWLVPQDPHGLISLLGGDRAFTERLDLLFTQDSSKNAEASLDMSGFIGQYVHGNEPSHHIAYLYAYAGQQWKTAERVRQIMDEMYTDRPDGLCGNEDCGQMSAWYVLSAMGFYPVDPVGGRYVLGSPECDEVELSLPGGKVFRVRASNNSSENRFIQSASLNGNPLTAPFLTHHAILAGGELHLTMGPEPAKVFQHEERLPEARFEPVGVRASYEAPPQPSHADR; encoded by the coding sequence ATGAACCGCAACCTACTGAGCTTCGGCATCCTGCTGAGCTGTGTCGCCCCTTCGCTCGCCGACCCCTGCGTTGATGAGTCCGTTGAGACCGTCTCTAGGTCGCGGTTGACCCAACATGTCGATCCGCTCATCGGCTCCGACGCCCACGGGCACGTCTTTGTCGGCGCGAGCGTCCCCTTCGGCGCGGTTCAGCTCGGCCCGACCAACTTCCACCAGGGGTGGGACTGGTGCTCGGGGTACCACTACTCCGACAACGTCGCGGTTGGTTTCTCGCACACGCACCTGAGCGGAACCGGCATCGGCGACCTGTGCGACATCGTCGTCGCCCCGTTCATCGGCGAAGCGAGCCCCGTACGGGGCGACCGCGAGAACCCCGAGCCGGGCTACGCCTCGAAGTACTCGCACGACAACGAGACGGCCAAGGCGGGGTACTACGCCGTCGATCTGCTCGACGACAATATCCACGCCGAACTGACGGCGACCGAGCGAGTCGGCTGGCACCGCTACACCTTCCCGGAGGGCGTCACGCCGCGCATCGCGATCGACCTGGAGTTCGAGAACGGTTCGGGCCGAGCGACTGTCACTCGGATGCAAGCGGTCGAAAACAACCGGCTGGAGGGGCGCCGCTTCTCGACCGGTTGGGCCAAGGATCAACGCGTCTTCTTCTCGCTGCAGTCTTCAGTGCCCTTCGAATCTTGTGACCTCTTCCTGGAGGGCGAGCCCGTCGACGCGGGGGCGACGGACGGTGAGGCTCCGGACTCAGACGTCGCCATCCTAACGTTCAAGCAGGGCGTCCGTTCGATCCTTCTCAAGGTCGGCGTCTCACCTGTTAGCACCGAGGGCGCCCAGGGCAACCTCGCCGCCGAAGCGCCGGGGTGGGAGTTCGACAGCGCCGTGCAAGCGGCCGACGCCGCTTGGGAAGAGGCCCTGAGCGTGCTCCGTTTTCGATCAGCGGACCCGAAGCGCGAGCGGGTCTTCTACACGGCGCTCTACCACACGATGATCGCCCCCGTATTGTTCAACGATCACAACGGGGATTACCGCGGAACGGACCTCGTCGTTAGGCGGGGGGTTGAGCACGAGAACTACTCGATCTTCTCGCTCTGGGACACCTACCGCGCGGCGCACCCGCTCTTCACGCTCACCCAGCCGGAACGCGTCCCCGACTTCGTGAACTCGATGCTGGCCATCAACCGCGAGCAGGGGAAGCTGCCCGTGTGGCACCTGCTCGGCAACGAGACCGACACCATGGTCGGCTACCACGCCGTTCCGGTGGTCGTCGATGCGGTGCTGAAAGGCCACGCCGGGATCGACGCCGACGAGGCGTTCGAGGCGATCAAAGCGACCGCCCTGCGCAATGAACGCGGCCTCGACTTCATCAAGGATCGTAGCTACATCCCCGCCGACGAGATGCACGAGTCGGTCGCGCTCGCGATGGAGTACGCCATCGACGACTGGTGCATCGCCCAGCTCGCGCGGCGTCTCGGTCGAGAAGAGGACTACGAGCATTTCCTCAAGCGTTCACGCTACTACAGGAACTACTACGACAAAGAGACCGGCTTCATGCGCGGCAAGCGATCCGACGGCTCGTGGAACACGCCCTTCGATCCGTTCTTCTCTAAGCACCGGGCGGACGACTACTGCGAAGGCAACGCCTGGCAGTACCTGTGGCTCGTCCCACAGGACCCGCACGGCCTCATCTCGCTTCTGGGTGGGGATCGGGCGTTTACCGAGCGGCTCGACCTGCTCTTCACGCAAGACTCCTCGAAGAACGCCGAGGCCTCCTTGGACATGTCGGGCTTCATCGGGCAGTACGTTCACGGCAACGAACCGAGCCACCATATCGCTTACCTCTACGCCTACGCGGGGCAGCAGTGGAAGACGGCGGAGCGGGTGCGTCAGATCATGGACGAGATGTACACCGACCGCCCCGACGGCCTCTGTGGCAACGAGGACTGTGGGCAGATGTCCGCCTGGTACGTGCTGTCGGCGATGGGCTTCTACCCGGTCGACCCGGTCGGGGGGAGGTACGTGCTCGGAAGCCCCGAGTGCGACGAGGTCGAGCTCTCCTTGCCCGGCGGCAAGGTCTTCCGAGTCCGCGCCAGCAACAACAGCAGCGAGAACCGGTTTATCCAATCGGCAAGCCTCAACGGCAATCCGCTGACCGCTCCGTTCTTGACGCACCATGCCATCCTTGCCGGGGGCGAACTCCACCTCACGATGGGCCCCGAGCCCGCCAAGGTGTTCCAGCATGAGGAGCGGCTGCCCGAGGCTCGCTTCGAGCCGGTCGGAGTTCGCGCATCCTACGAAGCGCCTCCTCAGCCGTCTCACGCGGACCGATAG
- the betC_11 gene encoding Choline-sulfatase, with the protein MPTSNRPLVLLLVASGLLVTSGSVSAASPPNVILFATDDLCDWVGPMGHTQAVTPNLDRLARSGVTFTNAQSPGTFCAPSRTAIFTGQYASTTGCYTTQVYFHEKPELLPLQASFQQAGYATYGAGKLFHHPAGYIDQRGWNEFYLRTEKQRQEGWPLDSWGDGTPIPQPYPNSRYNQGRVPANRFFLEWGPVPDELEEEMADTIRTNWACEVLGREHEKPFFLAVGLYAPHFPNYAPQKYFDLYDTSKIKAPPYKDNDLDDLPPKIRRQKIARRKQHHERLVEIGAVEDAIHGYLASVTYADAMLGRVLDALEVSPHADNTLIVFWSDHGYHHGEKGDWGKHTLWERTSNVPFIWAGPGVAKNQSVDATVSLIDIYPTFAERCNLPTKNDLEGVSQAAVLENPSTAQDRDVFLPYLTPGAYAIINQDWRYIRYDDGTEELYDTQHDPNEWRNLAGREDRSEIKASMRAQAPASFAPAGASRDRLQLVLDKQDYHWRTKLPRDQ; encoded by the coding sequence ATGCCTACATCGAACCGGCCCTTGGTTCTGTTGCTCGTCGCGTCGGGATTGCTCGTCACGTCTGGCAGCGTCTCGGCGGCGTCGCCGCCGAACGTGATCCTCTTTGCAACGGACGATCTTTGCGACTGGGTCGGACCGATGGGGCACACCCAGGCGGTGACCCCCAACCTCGACCGGCTGGCCCGTTCGGGCGTCACCTTCACCAACGCGCAATCCCCGGGCACGTTCTGCGCTCCTTCGCGCACCGCCATTTTCACCGGCCAGTACGCCTCCACGACTGGCTGCTACACCACCCAGGTCTACTTCCACGAGAAGCCCGAGCTGCTGCCGCTGCAAGCGAGCTTCCAACAAGCGGGCTACGCGACTTACGGGGCCGGCAAACTATTCCACCATCCGGCGGGATACATCGACCAGCGTGGGTGGAACGAGTTCTACCTGCGGACCGAGAAGCAACGCCAAGAGGGCTGGCCCCTCGATTCGTGGGGCGACGGCACGCCGATCCCGCAGCCCTACCCGAACAGCCGGTACAACCAGGGGCGCGTCCCCGCCAACCGCTTCTTCCTCGAGTGGGGTCCCGTCCCTGACGAGCTGGAAGAAGAGATGGCGGACACCATACGAACCAACTGGGCCTGCGAAGTGCTAGGCCGTGAGCACGAGAAGCCATTCTTCCTGGCCGTCGGCTTGTACGCGCCGCACTTCCCGAACTACGCCCCGCAGAAGTACTTCGACCTCTACGACACGAGCAAGATCAAAGCGCCCCCGTATAAAGATAACGACCTCGATGACTTGCCGCCGAAGATACGCAGGCAAAAGATCGCCCGCCGCAAGCAGCACCACGAGCGGCTGGTGGAGATCGGTGCTGTTGAGGACGCGATCCACGGCTACCTGGCCAGCGTCACCTACGCGGACGCCATGCTAGGGCGCGTGCTCGACGCCCTCGAGGTCAGCCCCCACGCGGACAACACACTTATCGTCTTCTGGAGCGACCACGGCTACCACCACGGCGAGAAGGGTGACTGGGGCAAGCACACGCTCTGGGAACGGACCTCGAATGTCCCGTTCATCTGGGCGGGGCCGGGCGTCGCGAAGAACCAGAGTGTGGACGCCACCGTTAGCTTGATCGACATCTACCCAACGTTCGCGGAAAGGTGCAACCTCCCAACCAAGAACGACCTGGAGGGCGTCTCGCAGGCCGCAGTACTGGAGAACCCTTCCACCGCTCAGGACCGGGACGTCTTCCTCCCGTACCTAACCCCCGGCGCCTACGCGATCATCAATCAAGACTGGCGGTACATCCGCTACGACGATGGGACCGAGGAGCTGTACGACACGCAACACGACCCCAACGAGTGGCGCAACCTCGCAGGGCGCGAAGATCGATCGGAGATCAAAGCGAGCATGCGCGCCCAGGCCCCCGCGTCCTTCGCTCCCGCCGGCGCCTCCAGGGACCGCCTCCAGCTGGTCCTCGACAAGCAAGACTATCACTGGCGAACCAAGCTCCCGAGAGACCAATAG
- a CDS encoding Planctomycete cytochrome C: protein MPSPHFIRLAFSVLASLLTMAAAGRSDEVRYNRDVRPILSENCFFCHGFDKEKREADLRLDTFEGATADLGGYAAVVPGSPVESELLARVLSDDLDMQMPPSDSVYSLTDEQKEVLKRWVELGAEYEPHWAYRHLDRPEAPEASRGPGVVDAFLRRGWEQRGAQAVDEASPRELLRRLSFDMCGLPPKPGEVAAFEADPSPEAYRGFVERRIDSLAYAEHQAVRWLDLVRWSDSSGMVSDEPIASGAYRAYVIDSFRQNKRFDRFTLEQLAGDLLPNPTDETLIASGYNRLVKTNCEDGVIDKEALYALKGEHVRAVGGVWLGATLGCAECHDHKYDPITAHDYYSMAAFFDDLVEVGVYTPGDRRMPLHYTYQQTGDDRRDRELAKTQQRLYDEIHHDDASLGAAQTEWEKQTLAKLGDKEGGLDFVWHAGRRHTARVHRGDAYRQTDLDGRSARLVEAADGALHRHLIAEPFTGFLKRGHLQADEDGYYVDVHLDADDRPQLLFVQHLRGAYGRLGWKSQFDETYYWGNDSTGLLAGETGWHGPENTKRMGAIPQGPGPDEDGWVRLRIPKSEAINVDFQDRIGMAWGQVGGKVGWGDSGLRLRVGKATELALAETLIRKWAEKPHYRNRYEERMTLAAQALRKKPEERTALQAEMLRDAFREQSQPELLQELRRVEADLYHLRSHSAPVLVSRAGDPKETRVLNRGDFMDESGPVVQPAVPEFLGSLPTGGRRATRLDLARWLVSDENPVTPRVFVNRLWSHFYGRGLSETLEDSGGQGAWPSHPELLDWLAAEFRDSGWDYNYMVRLLVLTDAYRLGSRPTAELAEADPSNKWHARQGRYRHTAEEVRDSALQAAGLLQRASDIPRESFYPRQPRRYWEVSSKVMYGSRHLDWNTSHDAEQHQRTVYTFWKRQSLHPTLLAFDAPTRQECTARRASTNTPGQALSLLNDPIFVEAAVGLSRRILRESPGDSVEDRVRHAVRITLQRDAEPREVDLLVKLVATELDHYRQHPEAAESLLAPYANSNGPEEQSTETAAWASVARSLLNLHEFLTRS from the coding sequence ATGCCATCACCGCACTTCATCCGACTGGCGTTCTCCGTCTTGGCTTCGCTGCTGACGATGGCGGCAGCCGGCCGCTCCGATGAGGTTCGCTATAACCGCGACGTGCGTCCGATTCTCAGCGAGAACTGCTTCTTCTGCCACGGCTTCGACAAGGAGAAGCGGGAGGCCGACCTCCGCCTCGACACGTTCGAGGGGGCGACCGCCGACCTCGGCGGCTACGCAGCTGTTGTGCCGGGCTCGCCCGTAGAGTCCGAGCTCCTCGCACGTGTCCTGTCCGACGACCTGGACATGCAAATGCCTCCGTCGGACTCGGTCTACTCGCTGACGGACGAACAGAAAGAAGTCCTGAAGCGTTGGGTCGAGCTGGGCGCCGAGTACGAACCGCACTGGGCTTACCGCCACCTCGACCGCCCCGAAGCCCCCGAGGCGTCACGCGGCCCGGGGGTGGTCGACGCCTTCTTGCGTCGTGGCTGGGAGCAGCGCGGTGCTCAGGCTGTTGACGAAGCCTCGCCTCGCGAGCTGCTGCGGCGCTTGAGCTTCGACATGTGTGGCCTGCCCCCCAAGCCCGGAGAGGTTGCCGCGTTCGAAGCCGACCCGTCCCCCGAGGCTTACCGTGGTTTCGTCGAGCGCAGGATCGATTCGCTCGCGTACGCTGAGCACCAAGCAGTCCGCTGGTTGGACTTGGTGCGCTGGAGCGACTCCTCCGGCATGGTGAGCGACGAGCCGATTGCCTCTGGCGCGTACCGGGCGTACGTCATCGATTCGTTCCGCCAGAACAAACGCTTTGACCGCTTCACCCTCGAGCAATTGGCCGGCGACCTGCTCCCCAACCCGACCGACGAGACATTGATCGCTTCGGGCTACAACCGACTGGTGAAAACCAACTGCGAAGACGGCGTGATCGACAAGGAGGCGCTCTACGCCCTCAAGGGGGAACACGTCCGGGCGGTCGGCGGGGTGTGGCTCGGCGCGACGCTCGGGTGCGCCGAGTGCCACGATCACAAGTACGACCCGATCACCGCCCATGACTACTACAGTATGGCGGCGTTCTTCGACGACCTAGTCGAGGTCGGTGTTTACACGCCCGGCGACCGACGCATGCCGCTGCACTACACTTACCAGCAGACCGGCGACGATCGCCGCGATCGTGAGTTGGCGAAAACCCAGCAGCGTCTCTACGACGAGATCCACCACGACGACGCGTCGCTCGGCGCAGCGCAAACCGAATGGGAGAAGCAAACGCTCGCCAAGCTCGGTGACAAGGAAGGCGGCCTCGACTTCGTCTGGCACGCCGGCCGCCGCCACACGGCGCGGGTCCACCGGGGCGACGCCTACCGTCAGACCGACCTCGACGGCCGGTCAGCGCGCCTCGTCGAGGCGGCCGACGGCGCCCTCCACCGCCACCTGATCGCGGAGCCCTTCACCGGCTTCTTGAAGCGGGGGCATCTGCAAGCCGACGAAGACGGGTACTACGTCGACGTCCACCTCGACGCCGATGACCGCCCTCAGCTGCTCTTCGTCCAGCACCTCCGCGGCGCTTACGGCCGCCTCGGTTGGAAGAGCCAATTCGACGAGACTTACTACTGGGGCAACGACTCCACAGGGCTGCTCGCCGGGGAGACCGGCTGGCACGGTCCGGAAAACACCAAGCGGATGGGCGCCATCCCCCAGGGACCTGGGCCCGACGAGGACGGTTGGGTCCGGCTCCGCATCCCCAAGTCAGAGGCGATCAACGTCGACTTCCAAGACCGGATCGGCATGGCCTGGGGTCAGGTTGGCGGCAAGGTCGGGTGGGGCGACAGTGGGCTGCGGCTGCGTGTCGGCAAGGCAACCGAACTCGCCCTGGCCGAGACCCTCATCCGCAAGTGGGCCGAGAAGCCGCACTACCGCAATCGGTACGAGGAACGCATGACGCTGGCCGCCCAGGCGCTGCGGAAGAAGCCGGAGGAACGCACCGCCCTCCAGGCCGAAATGCTCCGCGACGCGTTCCGCGAGCAATCGCAACCCGAGCTGCTGCAGGAGCTGCGACGCGTTGAGGCCGACCTCTACCACCTCCGCTCGCACAGTGCGCCGGTACTCGTCAGCCGCGCCGGCGACCCAAAAGAGACCCGCGTGCTGAACCGGGGTGACTTCATGGACGAGTCTGGCCCGGTCGTTCAGCCCGCCGTGCCCGAGTTCCTCGGAAGCCTCCCGACGGGCGGCCGGCGCGCGACGCGACTCGACCTGGCCCGCTGGCTCGTCTCGGACGAGAACCCGGTCACGCCGCGCGTCTTCGTGAACCGCCTCTGGAGCCACTTCTACGGACGCGGCCTCAGCGAGACCCTCGAAGACAGCGGCGGGCAGGGCGCCTGGCCCTCGCACCCCGAGCTGCTCGACTGGCTCGCCGCCGAGTTCCGCGACAGCGGCTGGGACTACAACTACATGGTGCGGCTGCTGGTCTTGACCGACGCGTACCGCCTCGGTTCGCGTCCAACCGCCGAGCTCGCCGAGGCTGACCCAAGCAATAAGTGGCACGCCCGCCAGGGGCGTTACCGACACACGGCCGAGGAGGTCCGCGACTCGGCGTTGCAGGCGGCCGGCCTGCTCCAACGGGCGAGCGACATCCCCCGCGAGAGCTTCTACCCGCGCCAGCCGCGGCGGTACTGGGAGGTTTCCAGCAAGGTGATGTACGGCAGCCGCCACCTCGACTGGAACACCTCGCACGATGCCGAGCAGCACCAGCGGACCGTCTACACGTTCTGGAAACGTCAGAGCCTGCATCCGACGCTGCTCGCCTTCGACGCGCCGACGCGGCAGGAGTGCACCGCTCGGCGCGCCTCGACCAACACGCCCGGTCAAGCGCTCTCGCTGCTCAACGACCCGATCTTCGTCGAGGCGGCGGTCGGACTCTCCCGGCGGATCCTCCGCGAGTCGCCGGGCGACTCGGTCGAAGACCGAGTCCGGCACGCCGTGCGGATCACGCTCCAGCGCGACGCCGAGCCGCGCGAAGTTGACCTCTTGGTGAAGCTCGTCGCCACCGAGCTCGACCACTACCGGCAACACCCGGAGGCGGCCGAGTCGCTCCTCGCTCCTTACGCAAACAGCAACGGCCCCGAAGAGCAGAGCACGGAGACCGCCGCCTGGGCCTCCGTTGCACGCAGCCTGCTGAACCTGCACGAGTTCCTCACCCGCTCCTGA
- the pulG_5 gene encoding Type II secretion system protein G precursor, whose product MKSLTLRRRGFTLVELLVVIAIIGILVALLLPAVQAAREAARRTQCVNNLKQIGIGALNFQSTYNQFPTCGTVHQSGWWLGRDGRFPKENWPWAFQILPFVEQQNIYDLREVHGNTMRMNGLTPPMEMFICPTRGVRTWILTTADVVYCADYAGVNFPSGWGGFGPIPEVFDIEQTWDNEGYWTKQFEHQPGNHEQFKGVIAPGNIALAVQNTHKSAPPMTFAKITDGSSKTMLFGEKSAFASRYSGVVEGEDQWLHGEQWGALGQMKENNSMRWLQIPVPDNDLAAHKRSKILDGTWWSPLFERGFGSAHPGVFNTVYADGSVHALSMDLDKTLFWAIGMRADGYAQDDD is encoded by the coding sequence ATGAAATCGCTGACTTTACGCCGTCGCGGCTTCACGCTCGTCGAACTGCTCGTCGTGATCGCCATCATCGGCATCTTGGTCGCTCTGCTTCTGCCGGCGGTGCAAGCGGCTCGCGAGGCCGCGCGTCGCACGCAGTGCGTCAACAACCTCAAGCAGATTGGCATTGGGGCGCTTAACTTCCAGTCGACTTACAACCAGTTCCCGACCTGCGGCACCGTGCATCAGTCCGGCTGGTGGTTGGGCCGCGATGGCCGATTCCCCAAGGAGAACTGGCCCTGGGCCTTTCAGATCCTGCCGTTCGTTGAGCAGCAGAACATCTACGACTTGCGCGAGGTGCATGGCAACACGATGCGGATGAACGGCCTGACGCCCCCGATGGAGATGTTTATCTGCCCGACCCGCGGAGTCCGGACTTGGATCCTCACGACCGCGGACGTCGTCTATTGCGCCGACTACGCTGGCGTCAATTTCCCCTCGGGGTGGGGCGGGTTCGGACCGATCCCCGAGGTCTTCGACATCGAGCAGACCTGGGACAACGAAGGGTACTGGACCAAGCAGTTCGAGCACCAACCGGGCAATCACGAGCAGTTCAAGGGCGTCATCGCGCCGGGGAATATCGCTCTGGCCGTTCAGAACACGCACAAGAGCGCCCCCCCGATGACCTTCGCCAAGATCACCGACGGTTCCTCCAAGACGATGCTGTTCGGCGAGAAGTCGGCGTTCGCGTCGCGCTACAGCGGCGTTGTTGAGGGCGAAGACCAGTGGCTTCACGGAGAGCAATGGGGCGCCCTGGGGCAGATGAAAGAGAATAACTCGATGCGGTGGCTCCAGATTCCCGTTCCCGATAACGACCTGGCGGCACATAAGCGGTCAAAGATTCTTGACGGCACTTGGTGGTCGCCCCTCTTCGAACGCGGTTTCGGCAGCGCGCACCCGGGGGTGTTCAACACGGTCTACGCGGACGGCTCGGTGCACGCCCTGAGCATGGATCTCGACAAGACTTTGTTCTGGGCCATCGGCATGCGGGCGGATGGGTACGCTCAGGACGATGACTAG
- a CDS encoding RNA polymerase sigma factor, giving the protein MPEAITDPQFIELLTANQMRLRSFALALAPFGADADDALQSSCLKMWEKRDKYDPGRAFLPWACGFVRLEVLRIRRERVQENLLFDEELISTLAIDYVEDVARYDARREQLWYCVKKLPEKDRNLLSARYLQNAKPKEISKEHGAPLTTIYSALARIRKSLHRCVEAFLAQQTHVEG; this is encoded by the coding sequence ATGCCAGAAGCGATCACCGATCCTCAGTTCATCGAACTCCTGACCGCAAACCAGATGCGGCTGCGTTCTTTCGCGCTCGCGCTGGCGCCCTTCGGGGCCGACGCCGACGACGCACTGCAGAGCTCCTGCCTGAAGATGTGGGAGAAGCGAGACAAGTACGACCCCGGCCGTGCCTTCCTCCCCTGGGCCTGCGGCTTTGTGCGGCTCGAGGTGCTCCGCATCCGCCGAGAACGCGTGCAGGAGAACTTGCTGTTCGACGAAGAGCTGATCAGCACGCTGGCGATCGACTACGTCGAGGACGTCGCCCGATACGATGCTCGTCGCGAGCAGCTGTGGTACTGCGTCAAGAAGTTGCCCGAGAAAGACCGGAACCTCCTGTCGGCACGGTACCTGCAGAACGCCAAACCGAAAGAGATCTCCAAGGAGCACGGGGCTCCGCTCACCACGATTTACAGCGCCCTGGCGCGTATCCGAAAGTCCCTACACCGCTGCGTCGAAGCGTTCCTCGCCCAGCAAACACACGTTGAGGGATGA
- a CDS encoding FecR protein, whose product MTESELHKLIAGWLDGRITPKDHARLQQELKESQSARRVYHECLTVHAELTNRSAADRHLQSMTLFEDDSTGETTPAVTRNASPRAYAAALAAVSLAIAASVAWLLFPPGKAGEQDPDTVAQKADEKDSGVTAQTGATWYVAQIIGMTSEVRWGAGVDSQEFLLRFRIGDKLVLEEGLVELEYYTGARVVLNGPCEYVVTGDSSGRLASGSLSGNVTQGDFILTTPSAEVIDLGTAFGVTLDPSGNTEVFVVDGKVSVSDSLAGPSKSSQLLEEGMAARIPRTGGVEVLDGAWPKTPPQSLPTDKSTVDVAQVGEVSLVDLLSGVRDDRFRLAGVIAPDTGESDRHPWLRAEGPGHSLSHGYQVTEWHPFVDGVFIPAAVGTATQIDSEQHRVDLPGSLGTTWGPVWSRRRSDHPEAVSNLQDYWGTDTLTSVGDRLKDCRSGMIGMHANVGVTFDLQAIEKQWDLRPTKLRGMTGNLDNSLAWTDVEWAKQHRFSASLRVFIDGELRFSRLDFAREDGEISIETELKPGDRFLTIVSTDAMDVATAAPDAFDHVVLIDPVLELSPR is encoded by the coding sequence ATGACAGAGTCCGAACTACATAAACTGATCGCCGGCTGGCTCGATGGCCGCATCACGCCGAAGGATCACGCGCGGCTTCAGCAGGAGCTGAAGGAGAGCCAATCGGCCCGGCGTGTGTACCACGAGTGCCTGACCGTACACGCCGAGCTAACGAATCGCTCGGCCGCCGATCGGCACCTCCAATCGATGACGCTGTTCGAGGACGACTCGACCGGAGAGACAACGCCCGCCGTGACACGAAACGCGTCTCCGCGTGCTTACGCCGCGGCCCTCGCTGCGGTGTCTTTGGCTATCGCAGCGTCGGTTGCTTGGTTGCTCTTCCCGCCCGGCAAGGCAGGTGAGCAAGACCCGGACACCGTCGCTCAGAAGGCAGACGAAAAAGACTCAGGAGTTACCGCGCAGACCGGGGCCACTTGGTACGTCGCCCAGATCATCGGGATGACTTCCGAGGTGCGTTGGGGAGCCGGCGTAGACAGCCAGGAGTTCCTGCTCCGCTTCCGGATCGGAGACAAGTTGGTTCTCGAGGAGGGCCTCGTTGAGCTTGAGTACTACACCGGCGCCAGAGTCGTGCTGAATGGACCGTGTGAGTACGTCGTAACCGGAGACAGCTCGGGGCGGCTGGCGAGTGGCAGTTTGTCTGGGAACGTGACCCAGGGCGATTTTATCCTCACCACGCCCTCCGCCGAAGTCATCGACCTTGGCACCGCGTTCGGCGTGACACTCGACCCCTCGGGGAACACCGAAGTCTTCGTGGTCGATGGCAAAGTGAGCGTATCGGACTCACTCGCCGGGCCCAGCAAGTCGTCACAGTTGCTCGAAGAGGGGATGGCGGCGCGGATCCCCCGGACAGGCGGTGTCGAGGTGCTCGATGGCGCATGGCCTAAGACCCCCCCGCAGAGTCTGCCAACCGACAAGTCAACGGTGGATGTGGCCCAGGTCGGGGAGGTGAGCTTGGTCGATCTGCTCAGCGGCGTGCGGGATGACCGCTTTCGCTTGGCGGGTGTCATCGCGCCGGACACCGGCGAGTCGGACCGGCATCCTTGGCTCCGAGCCGAGGGCCCAGGCCACAGCCTCAGCCACGGCTACCAAGTCACGGAATGGCATCCGTTCGTGGATGGCGTCTTCATCCCCGCGGCCGTCGGCACCGCGACACAGATCGACTCCGAGCAGCACCGGGTCGATTTACCAGGTTCGCTAGGCACCACCTGGGGTCCGGTCTGGTCTCGCAGGAGGAGCGACCACCCCGAGGCAGTCAGCAATTTGCAAGACTACTGGGGCACCGACACCCTGACCTCGGTCGGCGATCGGCTCAAAGACTGCAGGAGCGGGATGATCGGAATGCACGCAAACGTTGGGGTGACTTTCGACCTACAAGCCATCGAGAAGCAATGGGACCTCCGACCAACAAAGCTGCGCGGAATGACTGGCAACCTCGACAACTCCTTAGCGTGGACGGACGTGGAGTGGGCCAAGCAGCACCGCTTCAGCGCCAGCCTGCGGGTGTTTATCGATGGCGAATTGCGATTCAGCCGTCTCGATTTCGCGCGCGAGGACGGCGAGATCTCGATCGAAACCGAGCTGAAACCAGGCGATCGCTTCCTGACGATCGTGAGCACCGACGCGATGGACGTCGCGACGGCGGCGCCCGATGCGTTTGACCACGTCGTCTTGATCGATCCGGTCCTTGAACTCTCTCCTAGATAA